The DNA region CAAAAGTCTTTAGATGGGCATAGGATAACCAGGAGAGCACCAGGCAAAAACAGGTATGTTCTTGTGGCGTAGTCCAGCAGAGATCGAGCGAATAAGTTAGCTTAGAATATGTGCTGAGGAAAGTTCCAGGCGTGGCAAGGATTGCTGTTTCAGTGGTGGCACCCTTGTTTTCGCAGCCACGAGGGACACTGAGATGGAACCATCGTCATTTGAAACTTTACTGTACACCACATCCCAATCCAAGTTTAAAGCCAAAGTTTTTGGAAATTAATTCTAATCTGGATTACAATCCTCCAATAGGATTTTTGAAGCATTCGAGTATTCCTCTTGATGATCAACAGCGAGTTGTTCCACCACTCTTGCCGCCAGGAATGGTGCACATGACGTTCCGTAGGTTAAAAGGGAAGTTCAACGACATACTTCCCGTTTTTATCGCGACTGTGGGTGGCTTACAATGTTCCGAGGACGATTGTATCTATTTCTTAGACGTTCCCATGTAGTGTTTTACGCCGTGTTCGTAATGGTCAAGTGTCGTACCAAGTTGGCAGCCTCATCAACGAAAAGTGTGTTCAAGGGATGGAACTTCAGGTAGTTGGACAAATGCTGTTCGTTATGAATTGTGCTTTCTGTCTTGTGTCTTATGTCTTGCCACTCTGCGTAGTTGCTAGAGATCcgtttgatttgaatttttggCAGTTCGTGACGCACAAACATTCGGTGTGCTCTGAACTACAGCAGATCGCTCAAATAGTTTTTGGTTTTGAAGCGGCAAGTTTAGGATTGCTTCGTTATTTGAAGAAAGCCCGTTGCTGCCATTCGCACTGCTCGTAGATGTCTCCGGATGTAGATCATTACTTCTTCCCTTGAGTGTAGCGTTTGCCCTTAGGTATTTTGCTTCGAAGACCGCATTGTCGATTTCCGGATCGACAAAACCTTCAACTTCTCTTTGTGTGTTGCACTCTCCGTTTGTTCAGCCCATGCCAAGACACTAGTAATGATGGACTTGAGTCTGGGACGGCTTTTCAcaaatgattttaattgttccATTGCAAACAATTATTCTGAGAATCAAAGCACTTAAAAACTCTCAAAGAACTCGGAACGATGGACCAGCAATATGGTCAGAAATATAAACGATTGAGTTGTGAGGACTGTACTTAATTTTATTCTTTCCAGTTGCGAAGCCTATTTGAAACTGAGTTAAATTTCACAAAGACGCCGTCGTTGCCAGAAGCGGAAaaatctacatacatatatatgacACTTTACAATAAGAAACCATAAGTGGAATTTATTACAAAGTTGTTGATTTAAAAATCATGTAGTGTTTGTCTGGAAATGTTAGCAAGTGCATCTGCATTAGCTGGGTTAGAAAAGGTGGTTTGCAATGATACAACTGAACTGCGCTCAACATGACTGGGAGCTCGTTTGGGCTCCGTAGTGATAAAGTTTAAGTTGTCATCAATTCCCACAAAAAATGTCGGGATTTCGCCACGCCCTTTCACGAAAGTCAAGCCGCGATATTGGCAGACAATGCCGAATTCGTGGAGAATTCTCGCGGACTCCTCCGTCACGTGGATGTTGCCCGGTAATCCCGTCGACTCCATCCTTGAGGCCATGTTAACAGGGTTACCCCAGATGTCGTAGTGCGGCTGCGATGCGCCTACTATACCAGCCATAACCTCCCCGCTGGAAATGCCGATGGCTATCGACCCGTCCAGAATATTCCGATCACCCGGAATACTTTGGTAAGCCTTGTTACATTTGGCCAGCGTTCGCATCATATCCAGGGCATATGAAGCCATCACAAAGACCACTTCCTCACGGTCTTTTAAGTCTTGTTCgaacaaaaaccgaacattACTCCCTTCGGGGGTCTCTGAAACTCAAAGGATTTGTAACTAAGTCATCATTTGGTTTGACACACGCATAACACTGACCAGTCGTGCTCGGGTTATTCTTCACTGTTTTGCTGGTGGTACCAGCAAAGTTAAGGTCTAGTCCACAGGCAGCCATATATGTGCATCCGACGACTTTGATCTTCTCAACCGAATAATATTCCTTGTAGAACAGTAGCTGTATTAAAGCATTAAAATTAAGTatcatataaatataatatgatCTTTTACCTTACCAACATATCAAATTCGGCAATAATTTCATTTAGTATACGCAAGCTTCTTAGATCCATTTCAAAGTTTATTAACATGGCAAACATAACAGAAACCATTTGATAATTTTCATAGTAGAGCTCGTGCTTGGCCATCGAATTAATGTAAACGTCGACTGCAAGACAGAGGagataatttattttactttggGATTTTATACCGTTTTGGGACTCACCGATATGAGCGGGAAGAATGTTATTAAGGATAATAATAATCGAGTGATTGGTTAAATTGGCGTCAGCCTCCTTCTTTCTTAACTCAACGCGCCAGCTAAAGAAATCAGAGTGAGTGCAAATATGTTGGCCTAAAGTCTCCCGAACTCACTGGAAGTTTACTTTGTTTGCGAACTCTTGTTGGCGCTCCTTCATAACCATAGTTAGCAGGGTAATGCATATTAACAGAGCGTGTGCGTACTCTGCGGGAAAACTGGGGTTTGTCGTCACGCTGTGATGAAAGACGATCTCAAACTGGAAGAAAATTATCACCAAGTAGCCGATCGTCTCCAAAATGGCCATTATAGTCCTCACCACGATCGGAATACTGGCGAATGTGAAAGTCTGACAAATCATCAGGGAGACCATGTTAGTTGCAACCCAGGGATGAAAGCATATCTTTGTATCTTGCTCATAGTGAAAGAGCCTTTCCTCTATAAAAGCCATCTCAAACTCTTCGCGATTGCAGGACATCTGATGggtcaattaaattttgttgaGCTTTTTGATCTCTAAGAATACTCACTACAATGAGACACATCACGGAAAACCACGATATCACTAGGAAGAGGTAAATGGTTATGCGAATCATCATACTGCCTATGATTTTCTCGTGAACCCGAAATATAATGCAGCTAATTCGACTGTAGTTATGGGGCTGGTTGCCAAACCTGGTCCAGCAAATCTTTTTGTACCACGCGATGAAGGTCAAAATGGTCTGTACTATAGCCACGATGGCGGGCAAAATCATGCAAGTGGGGCATATAATTTTAGTGTCCATTAGTTCAATGTACACCAGACAGTATCCAACGCACAAGGACAGAAGCATGCTGTACTTGAATAGGTAGTCGGTTTGCTTCAGGTATGCTCTCTCCACATCGGCGTCGAGGTATTTCAGGCATAAGTTTAACTGGTGATACAATGGGACCTTTACTCCTCTTTGTCTATACATGCCGTACAAGGTTTTAGGGCTGTGTTACAGGAGTgggaaaatttataaatatatatgcttttattattttatattaccCCTCATGAAATAAAACAACAATGAGAGGGGGATACGAGTACAAtctgaatttaattaaaaataattgaattaCGACTTATTGTAATAAATTGTGTGCCCTCATTAagataatttttcttagtttAACAATAATTCCTGTTATAGTATATAGtaatatacaagggtggtcaaaagtattttcacaaaa from Drosophila subpulchrella strain 33 F10 #4 breed RU33 chromosome 2L, RU_Dsub_v1.1 Primary Assembly, whole genome shotgun sequence includes:
- the LOC119546094 gene encoding adenylyl cyclase X E-like; protein product: MPLSGGKCQLNYARERMWEPGYLKAKCAELGLEKELRLYRIRLWKSYLFSFFVLHIFVTTVYCTLLLTTIERRSVVQFDVSLTIGSSFVLLLVLSVNFCDGFIAKHTWYMFCSSTVASLILVFADLTESIYHHYVHNWQLGTFYDTYIVYMIYIFLPIHFLSGAVLLAMLVSLLYIIYYVQFLSDGFIQFVSQLFSTGGMSVDLVHYLCLNLVGIFYRVINDTIVRSSFLDRHQYIKEELWLRNARIQEKQLLDSILPPQISKPLQKDIQNRIILTKRGVGIRSLSALERAMAIQIHPDVSILYADVVNYTHLTTTLTVEKLVKVLHDLYGRFDLAAFRFKVQRIKFLGDCYYCVAGLSDPDPDHANNCVALGLSMIDEIMEVRDSQNLDINMRIGVHSGNLFAGVIGDAKLQFDIWGLDVTIANVLESTGVAGLVHISGATLNNLSEQRYVIEDGPEMARNHPLLSRYRISTYIVRQDLQDDQDESDEDFDELHAVSLFNVGSRQRLSNKANESLKAIFNAELREEFRKMPVSAFNPKTLYGMYRQRGVKVPLYHQLNLCLKYLDADVERAYLKQTDYLFKYSMLLSLCVGYCLVYIELMDTKIICPTCMILPAIVAIVQTILTFIAWYKKICWTRFGNQPHNYSRISCIIFRVHEKIIGSMMIRITIYLFLVISWFSVMCLIVMSCNREEFEMAFIEERLFHYEQDTKICFHPWVATNMVSLMICQTFTFASIPIVFEIVFHHSVTTNPSFPAEYAHALLICITLLTMVMKERQQEFANKVNFHWRVELRKKEADANLTNHSIIIILNNILPAHIVDVYINSMAKHELYYENYQMVSVMFAMLINFEMDLRSLRILNEIIAEFDMLLLFYKEYYSVEKIKVVGCTYMAACGLDLNFAGTTSKTVKNNPSTTETPEGSNVRFLFEQDLKDREEVVFVMASYALDMMRTLAKCNKAYQSIPGDRNILDGSIAIGISSGEVMAGIVGASQPHYDIWGNPVNMASRMESTGLPGNIHVTEESARILHEFGIVCQYRGLTFVKGRGEIPTFFVGIDDNLNFITTEPKRAPSHVERSSVVSLQTTFSNPANADALANISRQTLHDF